The genomic region CACCCTCTTTTTGATCCCCTAACATGGACCAGTCTGGGTGCCTCCGAAGTCACCGGTCCCCAAAGGCCTGCAGGAACAGGGTGAGCCGCAAGACAGCAGAGCCGGCACCCCGGTTTCCTCGTAGCGTTGATGAGGATGAGGATTGGGAGACAGACCCGGATTACATCAACAATGCCAGCAGGCCACACGGAGAGCAGGCGGTTTCTACGGCCTCTATCATTTCTGGTACGCCTCAAAAAGCAGGATGCTGAGATGGTTCCCCCAACAATTGTGTTGGTTGTGGGCTATAAACCCTCCAAGGACCCTAAAGGATAGATTCTGGCAGTTAGGGAGTGCATGTCATGTTAATTGATCTACTGCGTCTCTCCAGAGATCTGCTCAAGGCTCCTTAGGGGTTaagaaacaaatacaataaaaatcataaaatcagcagCATAAAAAGTAacaatgataaatgaaattataaatACAAGCCAagggcataaaaacagcattaaaaaagcCTCAAATGGCGTCCATAAGGCAGAACataaaaaaacaacattaaagaTTAAACTCAGCGTTTGGCCTGGCACCAAGCAAGCCTCAAGGGGTGGGGCATTCCAAGGGTGAGGAAAAGCCCTGGCCAAGGGTGCCCCCCTCCTCCGCTCTGCTAGTGGGGGTGCGGAGAGCAGGGCTTACCCTCCCCCAGctgagcccttttggggaatggCCGGgtaaaaatcatcatcatcagatacTAATAAATCAATAATGATCCTGCAGCAAGAAAACCTCACAGAGAGCAACCCTGGGCAGGTGCCATTCTTCAAAGGGTGAACCCCCCACCCACCTGGGGCTATTCTTTAGTTGAGACTTTCTGTTACTTTCTAGATCTCTCGAGATCCATCCGAGATTGCAGCCTCAGAAGGTCCGTCTCCCACAAGAAAGAATCTGACCGTCACCAAAGCCACCTTCGCAGTTATAAAGACTCTACTAGGATTCCGGCCAAAGATCCGGAAGGGCACCGGGCACCCTTGTGCCCACAGGTATGCTCTTCACCCAGCCTGGGCATTGAAAGGTCGTCCGTGTTCAACCGCAACGCAGCGGAGACTCTGGACACCTTCTTCTCCAAGAAGCTGAAGGCCTGGGCTGGCGAGGAGGCCCAGCTGTCTGACAGCTACGAGAACATGGAGGCCCCGCAAGTGCCTGCCAGCCCCAGCCAGAGCCGGAGGAGGCCTGAGACGGCCCGCGTGGGACCGGAGAGGACTAGCCGGAGGCAGAACCCCAGCCGGCCAGGCCCAGccagaggggtggtggtggactgGCCCTGCAGCTCCTGGGGCCATTATGAGCCAAGCACCTACTATGGCCAGGGCCGGCAGGACGGCAGGAGGCCCTCCTCCTCCGTGAGCAGTTCGGCCAGGATCCTGCCCCAGTGCCGGATCAGCCACGTCCAAAGCTGTGGAGCCTGCCAAGCCTTCAACCGCGAGCTGCCGGCCGAAAAGGAGGCCTTCTATGAAGACCACTGGCCTCCGTGGCATGGAGAGGATGGAGACAGAGGGCCAGGCAGGAACAGGAGAGGAGCCTCCTCCCAGCAGAGGCTTGCCAAAGTCCAGCAGTGGCTGGAGCAGACCCCCGTAGACGAGCCCCTGAAGGCAGAGAGGGACCTGGCGAGCCCACCGGGCCCAGGGAGGGGTGGTGCCTCCAGCTCCCGGCAGCCCAAGGAAGGGCCCCCCTGGGGCCGGGCAGGGGACGCCGGAGCCCCTTGCAGTGGGGAGAACCGCGCAGAGCCCAGGCACAGGAGGAAGCCCCACAAAGCCAGGAGTCCTGGTCGCCaggtgaggaggaaggggggtgggCTTGGCCAGGCTGCTTCTTTTATAaacaagcccctccccaaagccgtTTTACAGCAGCCAGAGCTCGGAGAGCTCCATCCCGACCCATCTGgcaaaggggggaaagcaggctGACCACAGCTGTTGCCTTAGGAAGCCCCGTGATGTCCATCCAAGGCGGACAGAAATGCTCACCCTCACAGACCCTGTGAAGCAGCAGCCTGGTCAgcttgctcctccccctcctgctcccGCCTTGCCCTGCCCTGATGGTTTGTTTTGACTTCAaagggacagggttgccagctccaggctgggaaacccctggagatttggggggtggacccttgggggggggacctcagtggggtaccatgccagagagtcctccctcccaagccacCCTCTGCTGCAGGGGAACTGGTCCCTTGGTCTGGAactccaggagctccccaggtcccccctggaggctggcatccctcccaagggagctttgactctcccaAGCTCATTTCCCCCAAACCGTGTTGGCCtccaaggtgctcctggcctccaGCCAAGCTGTGCTGGGTGCCAATGACAGTCCTCAAGCAGCCTGGGCTGTCACGCCCCCCCACCCGGAAGCCAGCTTTTCCCTTGTGGCtctggctcgggggggggggcttcctcctgGGGGTCCTACAAGGCCAGCCTGTGGGCCAGGGCTTTCGAGGGAGTTGGACGTGGCAGGCATGTATGACGGGTGGGAAGACCTGGGGGGGTTCGTGTTTTATTTGGGGGCTTTAGACTGGAAATGTTTCCAGCGTCCCGTGAAGCCACAGGCcaacgtttgagtccagcagcacctccaagaCCTGCAGAGCTTCCTTCTGGGCGGGGCTCGGGGGTGCACACGGCCCCTCCCacactcctcaccccccccccccggtgctttgGACGCCTGCCGTGTTCTGCTGCATGGGGGTCTTAGGGCTTTCGTTGTGAGCCCCCTCAAGCAAGTCCCAAGTGTAGACGTGCCACTTAAGTGATTTCCAAATATATAAATGAAgggtgtgggggggcggggggaattaCCTCACGCTAAAATTCCCTTCCGGCAGGAAATAGGGGTGGGCTCAAGCTCCTCTGGTCCCCCAAAGCTGAGCCACTGCTTTCCCACCCAGGATCAGGAGGGACCCTGAGGCTCAGCCCTGGTCACATGCTCCTCCAGCGAGGGAGCCTGCacacttctccccacccccacaggccTCTGACACCTGGAACCGGCGTGCCCCACTCGGGCCACACCCCCTCTGGCCCATCTGGAGAGCAAAATGTCCCGCTGCACGACTCGAACCAGACAGACGGCTGCAGCCACCCCTTAGAGTTCCCGAGGTGGCCAGGGGGTCAGGAGGGCTGCTCTCCGTGCTGCAGTAGCTGGGCCAAAGTCTCAGGGAAGGCCACTGGGAGAAGGGGCCAGGCCCCTCCACCGGGGGAAGACTCGGCACCCGGCTGATAAATGCCCCTGCCCAGTAAGAGAATCACGAGCCAGGACCGGCAAGCCGTAAttgtctgaggcaggggtagtcaaactgcggccctccagatgtccatggactacaattcccagcattcgctggcaggggctcttgggaattgtagtccatggacgtctggagggccgcagtttgactacccctggtctaagggtcacccctcctctctttcccctgcAGCCCGTCGCACGGATCGTCCCCTGCAACGACACGAGCCCCTCCCCAGCCGAGTGCTCCTGCCTGTTCTGTGAGCGCCAGAAAGCCCGGGCCAAGCGCACCCCTGCGAAGCGGGAAGGCCAGAAGGGGACGGACCCCTCCGCGCAGGAAGTGGCAGTCCAGCTGCAGGCCGAGGACCGCGTGCCCCGGATCGTGGAGGCCTTTGAGCGACGGTCCCTGAGGGAGGCCAAGAGGGCGGAACGCGACCGGCCCCTGCAGCCCTCCCGGCACAAAGACTCGGAGAAAAGGGCTCGGGCGGCAAAGGGCCGGGGAGACGGCAAGCAAGGCCACCCCCCACAGGGCGGCCCCAAGGCGCGGAAGTCACGCTCCAAGGAGGAGCCGGAGGGGGCGCCGAGGCCGGCCGCAGGGCCGGAGGGGGACCTCGAGCACAGCCAGGGGAAGGGGCAGCCAGTGGGGAGGAGGCCCAGCTTCCTGGACCGGCTTCGAGGGCTGTACTAACTTCCCAGGCTGAAGCCCTGGCGAGGGACAGAAGCAGTCGGCCACCTTGGAGCAGCGAGGCGGTCTCTGGAGCAGGGCCTCACCGTCCGCGCCAGGCCAGGACTCCACAGCAGGGCAGTGCTGGCCCCGACGGGAAGGAGCAGCGGCCAGGACTCCTCGTCCCCAGTGGGTCGGGCCCTCTGAAGAGGCGGGAGGGCTACCTGGAGGCGAGGGAGCCCTCGTCCTCTTGGGATCCTGCCTCCGCGCTCTGGGGACCCCCaaggaggcagggcagggcaggtgggGCTCCTGTGCAGAGCCAGCCAGGGCAGGCTACAAGGGGGAGGTGAAACACGTTGCGGAATCCCGGCCGGTCCGTTCAGAAGTCTTCCTGAGGCgaaggggcaggaagagggaccAGCGGACAGCCTTGCAGGCAGATCGTCCCAGGCTAAGAGAGGCCTTGAGGCTGTGCCTGACGGAGGCTGCCAAAGGAGCAGCCTCCTGCCTTTGTGGGCACTCATCCCAATAAATCCTCAAGGGTGATCCGGATCCTGCGATGGTGCTTCTCCATTCACTGCCCCTCCCGCCCCTGAGCTGAATGGGACCAAGGAGAAAGCGGAGAAAGCGGAGAAAGCCAGCAACACATGTCAGATTTCCATTTGCCAAGCTCAGAGCAAAAGGGCCCCGGAGAGATAGAAACGGCCCCCAGCCTGGGAgccacttgcagggccctgcTCAGGGCTCCTggcctgcctggcatgcagaaggtccccccatccctccccccggTTCAGGCAGAGCCAGACCAGGCCTTGCCTGGACCATGGGAAGGCTCCCTGGGGAGGCGAGGGGCCTGCAGAATTGTgtgttattctccccccccccagcacctctaGCAGTGGCAGCAGAGAAACAGGGGTCCTGCCTGGGACCCAGCAGTGGAGAGGCGAAGCCAGCGGGATGCAGCGGTCAGGGaggctctgggagacccaggtacgaacccccactctgccacggaactTGCTGGgggccttacctacttcacaggtgggcctgactccagcagcacctgagagaccaacaagatgggGGAGGCCCCGAGAGCCCCCTGCCTCGGATCCAGGGTTCGTTGTGAGGAAAAAGGAAAACGGAAGAGGGGAATCGGGTCAGCTGATCTGGGTCGCAGGTGGGGAACCAGGTGTGTTAGCAAGCAAGCAACtaagtaactcccccccccccaccacgcacacacacaaacacacattttggGGCAGAGATGCTAAAAATGCACCAGGCTGCCCACAAGAGTTGCACCTGATGAAGCAACCCCCAGGAGCCTCAAGGGAGGAGTGCAGAGCAGGAGATGGGGTGGGGTTGAGAGCAGCAGAGGCGGGGGCAGGGCCCAGTGATCCTTGCCCCCTCAGCCTCCTGGTGCCCCACTCCTTGCCACAGCTGTGTTGGTGGGCTGTCAGGGTGGGCCTCGCTGATGGCTCCTCTGAGGGGCACACGGGggctcctgtgggggggggagaggcaggtccCACAGCAAGGACTTGATGGCCACCTCGGGCCCAGGCCTGCCTGTGGTCCCCTCAATGGGCAGCCAAATTCTGACCCAGCAGCTGATTCTGCTGCTGATTTTATGATTATTTGTTTTCTAACCCCTTAGCGCCTGCTAAAAAATTCATCTTGAAACTTCTGCAGAAATTTGACACACTTGATGCCAAGCATGTAtctgcggggtgggggtgggggggcgttCTTTCATGGGTCCTCAGTGTGGGGTCAAGGTCAGAGTGTCAGGCGAagctctgggagacccaggttcaaatctcccccATGAAAgcatgccaggtgaccttgggccagttgcaccctcttagcctagcctacctcgcagggtggttgtgaggataagaggGAGAATGATGCAGGCCCCCTTGGGTTCTCGGGgataaagggaaggagggagggagggaggcgttttCCAAAAACGGAACCCTCTTGAGATTTCTGGAGACATTGGTGTTCCCTGGTTCCCTGTAtgcgcctggggggggggggggatgaggaccAAGGGGAACGTGGGGCAGCAGAGCACAGCCGAAGAAGGCCGAGTCCAGGCCGGGCACCTTTGCCAAGGGGGGCGAGCGCAGGGGCGCTTCCACCTCGAGTGGGACTTGGCTGGTCCTTTGCTCGGGCCCAGGGGGCTGGGCGGCGGGGTAGAGCACCGGAGAGGCGGCCGTGTGGGGTGAGAGCGCCAGGCAGGGGGAGATCCTCCGCATCTGGGCCGGAAGACCACAGAGAAAACAGCGCGGCTGGGCCCGAAGCTTATTGCGCAGCGCGGCTTGCGCGGAGCCCGGCAGAAGTGGCGTCGAGGCGCGCGGGAACGGCCCTTGCTCGAGCGCACGAccagccaagccccccccccgccccgccagaGACGGCCTCGGGCCCCTTCGCACCTGGCGCAGCCCCCTGCAGGGTCCCCAAACCCCCGCGCGCTCCGCCGCCTATCTGCGCCCTTCCTGGGAAGCCCCGCGGTTCTGCGCTGCCTCGATGGGGGTGGAGAGGGTATGTGGTCTGCCAGCTGCAGGgcgcgtgccccccccccttcggggACCCACCTACCCCGTCCGAGATCTGCCTTGGGCCGCTTTTGCTACGCCGCCCCCTCgacggctcccccccccagggcggcccggcccggcccctccCTGCCATCTCTGAAGGGGCACGAACGCCCACCCCCGCGCCCTCCTGggccctcctccctccagccCACCTGGGCCAACTGCCGTCAAGGACGCTCCGTCCCGGGACGCGCATCTTCCCAGCCTCCGGCCATGTCTGCGCCCGAGGAACCCAGCTCGGCGGCTGCTGGGCCCGGGATCCCGGCGCCCGTCGAGGAAGCGGGCGGCAAGCGACCCAAGGCGAAGCAGAAGCGCTACCACCGGCACCCCAAGCCGCCCTACACCTACTTGGCCATGATCGCCCTAGTCATCCAGGCCGCTCCCGAGCGCCGGCTCAAGCTCTCGCAGGTAAGAGGCCTCTCCGCCCGGACGGCGCCCCAAGGAGGCCGCTCCACCGCCCTGCCCATCATCCCTCGGCGCAGACCCAGGGACGGCCAGCAGCCCTCGGAGGGGGTGAGGGGTCGGGCAGACGAGTCTCAAAGAAGAGCGGGTCCctcctctccagcctccacctgcccCTCAGCCAGGCCAGCAACCTGGGAAACAAGGGGGCCCAGGTCTCCCCCCGAAGTAgccccctggctctgggactGCCTCCGGACATGGAGGCTCCTCATGGCTTTGCTAGAGGTCTCCTCCACGTGGCCCCCTCTCCCAATCCCACATTCCCATCACTGGCTGTgccaagccttcccccccccccatgacagctTCTTTGGATGCCTTTGGAGTTCTGGTTTTCCCCGCAAGCCTGCCCCAAGTGCGAGGGGGTCAAGGAAGCCGCAGACATTTGCCTCCCAGCGGTTCCACTCCGCAGGGCTGCCGTTGCCAGTTCTGgactgggagattcctggagatcggggggggggcaggcacaggaggcatccaaagcagctctttctttctctgccatctggagatgctgcaattccaggagatctccaggacccgcCTTGAGACTGGCAACCATACGTCTGCCAGTGGAGAGTGGGGGCAGGAGCCCTGAAATCCTGCCACCTCCCCCAAAGAGGAAAGTTGATGAGGACGGAGGTGGCTTGGGGTCCAAGGGCAGGGGCATCTTGGCAAGGCACTCTGCatgtccccggggggggggggggcggctagtCGCCTCTTGGGTCTCTGCATCTGCtcagccctccttccttctcagcATGGGGGCCCTCCTCCTGGAcctctggttgggggggggctgctgcaggCCAGGCTGGTGATAAGGCCTATCTATGCAAGTGGAGGGGAAGTGCTATCTGCCCCAGGCATCAGCCGCCCCATTCACCCGAGTGTATGCAGTGCAAATCTCTCCCCCAGGTCAGGGGTCAGCCCAACCAGCTGGGAGATTAGAACCAGCAGGGTGTAAAttgctttgcaggggggggggcattgtggaGAGCGAGAAGGAGGCTGAATCCTGCCACCCCCCCCAGCTGCATCCTTACAGCTTCCAAGGGAACCTTCTGGAAGTCTTTGCCAGGAGCCAAGGGGCAtccaaactggctcagggcaggctACAGGTCTGCTTGTGCGCAGTTCAGTCTGACGCATGAATGAGGAGCAGTTTGGCCCCAGCCCCGCACTGACTTGGGTCACATTTCCTGGCTCTCTGGCAGACCTGGGCCCGCCCATTTGCTCTCAGGCCCGGCCACCTCCCAGGAGCACCACAGAGAGGCCTCTCGCCCACGAAGGTGTCTAACTCTCtttttgaagctgtctgtgcccACGGCCGTCCCAACATCTCCTGGCAGCCAAGTCCACATTGAAAGCagggggctctccagatgcccatgggctacaaaaTCCCGGCCTGGCAGGGACTGCTAATAATCCAAGTCCgaggacctctggagggccaccccAGGGAGAAAGTGCTTTGtccttttgtccttcctgaaccggctgcccattggcttcaCTGGACCTCCTCAAGTTCTCAAgactttggggagagggaagaaatgccTCTTTGCCAGCTCCCTCCATGCCGGGCATCATTTGATAAACCCCCtctttttatacccccccccttAGTCCACACTGTCTGAGGCTCCTCAGCCCTTCTGCACAGGGAAGGAGCTCCAACCCCTGAacgggcaacccccccccccccagcttcctcaAGCTGTTACTCTCTAAAAAGGCCACGGGGCCCTTGAGGGGCTTTGCACAAAAACTGTGGGAACCTGGAGCACCTCTTggcatgtgcagagtgtcttTCTTTCACCACTAACTACCTCAACGTTCCCTGGCAGCTTTTAAGTGCTGTAGAGGAGGCAGCAGTTCAACAGGAAAAGCCCTCTCTGGCTTTCTTTACATACTGTCAACCCAGTGACCTCTCCCAGTCATGCACTTTAGTATATtattaaataacttttaaaatgttttctcccCCAGTTGGAATGCCAAATCTTTTTGTCAAAAAGGGCTTTCTCTCAcaggaaatctcccccccccccccccgctggcatTCACAAATTCGCCTCCACAGGCCGGACCAGCAACACATTTCCACATCAAagggggaattgggggggggggcttggcctgCCTAATTGACTTTTTGCATTTGCTTATGTGGCCATACAGCACATGAAAGCACCTTCTGCTTCTCTTGGAGATGCAGGCCAGAGCATTTAGAGAAACGCCAGCGCATGCAAGAGTGTGCAAGTTACTGGAGGGTTTTCTCCAGGGACGTGAGACCTCGCAGCTACAAGGTGAAAGAAATTCTTGTGCTTCACCCAATCTTGCACACAGGGAGGCTTCAGGCTGCTAGTCCAGcctccaacccccctccccagctgtgcTCTTAACAGCAGCTTGAAAAGTCACCCCCCCATCATCCCTGCATATCTGCTTCGAGCCTCTGTGAGAAAAGGGGCTGTAAACAGAGGAGGAAATCTGCGGCTGCATCTAGAAGCACTTTTTCTCCTGGCCAGATGACAACTGTGGCTTTAGGAGCATcttgagcaggggggttatcCCAGTGGCAGGCTTGGCTGCCTGGATTCTGAtgactgcagggggttggactagatgaccaggaggccccttccaactctatggttcccgGTGATGCCTCATAGCTGACCGGGTGGTTTTCTATTGAGAAAGTGTATCAGCTGCACCTCCAAAGCCCTTGTGTGGAGTGGGGGATGCCTGCTAACAGCCTCAGGACCAACCAGGACCCCAGGAAGGCCCCCTAGCCTGCAAGGGGGAAGCAGTGCTGAACCGAGGAAGGGGATTtcatccccccccacctcccaataaTGTGTGTTTAGGCTGAGCTTCCAGAAGGGAGTGGTCCCCTTCTACGGGGTTGTGGGAAAGGGGAATGCTTGGCCATctccagggagacccaggttcaaatgcctgCCCTGCCAGGGAAGCTCTCTGTGTGACCCTGGGCCAGGCTCACCTTCCCAGCCCAACTTACCGCAGAGGTTCAGGGGGTGGCCAtggtggtctggagcagcagggtCAAGTTCAAGCCAGGCACTCTGAAGACCAACAAGCTTTCACTTGCAGAATCCGCCTTCCTGGGAATGCCCAATTCTTCAGAGACAAAGACAGatccctcgcagggctgttgtgaggctcAAGTGGCAAGGAGGGGCGGAGTGCAGGTGGCTTTGGACTCCcactagggagaaaggcaggagagaaatcgGGGGGATCCGCAAATTGTCTCTGCTGCTTCTCCCCCTTTCAGATCATCAAGGAGATCAgctccctctttcccttcttcaagGAGGGCTACCAGGGCTGGAAGGACTCGATCCGGCACAACCTCTCCTCCAACGACTGCTTCCACAAGGTGAGAGGATAGTGGGCTGGGCCGGGCcggggggagcctgagggccacACGTCTCTTCTCACCTGGTGCACGACTGCAGGGGCTGGAGCGGCCTTGGGGCCAGGGCACAAGAAGAACCAGCAGCCCATCTAGCCCACCCCGGTTCCAACAGAGACCACCcagaagccacacacacacacacacacacaccagtcgcTGTGCCGCAGGAGGAtcccagactctgcccttgtggtCCACAGCCACAGAGGTTGACGGTCTACACTTGGGTAATatccattacaaaaaaatattttgcagccAGGGAGGCTGAGACAAAGTCTGTCTTACAGAGTCAatgtccctcccacccccaaacctgtctcctgggctccacccccaaatctccctgcGGGTCTccatctggagttggcaagccaCCCTAATCCTCCCTTCTCCGGCAGGTGCTGAAGGACCCGGCCAAGCCCAAGGCCAAGGGCA from Paroedura picta isolate Pp20150507F chromosome 9, Ppicta_v3.0, whole genome shotgun sequence harbors:
- the LOC143845253 gene encoding uncharacterized protein LOC143845253, which gives rise to MDQSGCLRSHRSPKACRNRVSRKTAEPAPRFPRSVDEDEDWETDPDYINNASRPHGEQAVSTASIISDLSRSIRDCSLRRSVSHKKESDRHQSHLRSYKDSTRIPAKDPEGHRAPLCPQVCSSPSLGIERSSVFNRNAAETLDTFFSKKLKAWAGEEAQLSDSYENMEAPQVPASPSQSRRRPETARVGPERTSRRQNPSRPGPARGVVVDWPCSSWGHYEPSTYYGQGRQDGRRPSSSVSSSARILPQCRISHVQSCGACQAFNRELPAEKEAFYEDHWPPWHGEDGDRGPGRNRRGASSQQRLAKVQQWLEQTPVDEPLKAERDLASPPGPGRGGASSSRQPKEGPPWGRAGDAGAPCSGENRAEPRHRRKPHKARSPGRQPVARIVPCNDTSPSPAECSCLFCERQKARAKRTPAKREGQKGTDPSAQEVAVQLQAEDRVPRIVEAFERRSLREAKRAERDRPLQPSRHKDSEKRARAAKGRGDGKQGHPPQGGPKARKSRSKEEPEGAPRPAAGPEGDLEHSQGKGQPVGRRPSFLDRLRGLY